Proteins encoded in a region of the Bacillus sp. T3 genome:
- a CDS encoding Sir2 family NAD-dependent protein deacetylase: MNEQTKICAELIQNAKNIVVLTGAGISTESGIKDFRSRTGIYQMAPGNDSVD; this comes from the coding sequence TTGAATGAACAAACAAAAATATGTGCGGAGCTTATTCAAAATGCCAAAAACATCGTTGTTTTAACAGGGGCAGGCATTAGTACAGAGTCAGGGATTAAGGATTTTCGTTCACGAACTGGGATTTACCAGATGGCACCTGGAAACGATTCTGTCGATTGA
- a CDS encoding Sir2 family NAD-dependent protein deacetylase — protein MDYFYQHPDQFYLFAFDHLYHPAAEPNAGHRILAKWEKEGRVTSIITQNIDGLHQKAGNEHVIEFHGTMKTATCPNCQTQYSADEMVLRKSKMPDFYVCDKCQTGHPQERYIKPDVVLFGDTGEWFTEAGFQTILGQIEQADCVLALGSSLKVTPFSHFPEYRGAGVPLIIINIGKTRYDFLNDTYVVRESIGESLIQIDNFLER, from the coding sequence ATTGATTATTTTTATCAACATCCGGACCAATTTTATCTTTTTGCTTTTGACCATCTCTATCACCCTGCTGCTGAGCCAAATGCTGGACATAGAATTTTAGCAAAATGGGAAAAAGAAGGCCGCGTTACATCCATCATTACCCAAAACATTGATGGACTTCATCAAAAGGCGGGAAACGAGCATGTTATTGAATTTCACGGAACGATGAAAACGGCCACCTGTCCAAACTGTCAAACCCAATATAGCGCAGACGAAATGGTCCTGCGCAAAAGCAAAATGCCCGACTTCTATGTGTGCGACAAGTGCCAAACCGGTCATCCTCAGGAACGCTACATTAAACCGGATGTTGTCCTTTTCGGCGATACGGGCGAATGGTTTACTGAGGCTGGTTTCCAAACGATTCTCGGACAAATCGAACAAGCTGATTGTGTATTGGCTTTGGGAAGCAGCTTAAAGGTCACACCGTTCTCTCATTTTCCGGAATATAGAGGTGCTGGTGTCCCGTTGATCATAATTAATATAGGAAAAACAAGGTATGATTTTCTCAATGATACCTATGTCGTTCGGGAGTCAATTGGTGAGTCGTTGATACAAATCGATAACTTTTTAGAAAGATAA
- a CDS encoding MMPL family transporter produces MKTIIKGRWAIFTIWLVSTILLTVIQPDINAILRSKGQQGTSNDSPSVIADNILKKMDTTKGTNNLIVFYDKNKISQQEMKKIGDVVKDINDSHKELGITDMIDPFSMPDAKSSLVSKDGTTLMVSFKLDKKAREIDDIKQDFDRKLESVPVEYYLSGEDFINNDYLKASLSGVEKSAALTVIFILVVLIVAFRSVVTPLVSLVAVAFSYLVSMGIAAQLIDKAGFPITSLTQMLLVLILFGIGTDYNILLFNRFKEELSHGRSIDESIVNTYKTAGKTIAYSILTVFIAFLALVFAESPIYKSGVVVVIGVTILLLEILTLTPFIMKVLGKKLFWPSKNVLGHKENKFWGRTSTFGTKHPLVTAIVILLIIGPMVYLHEEKLNFNTIGELGDKYPSSKGINLVADHFGKGQAMPATVVIENSDALNNNQSLAVVDNVTERLKNMKGVKQVSSVTQPQGEPIDGFYVDNQMGSVTDGISKTQNGVDQINDGLKQAQEKLASADFSKVSQMVDGTAKLQDGLTALSNGLVQIQAGIDNGSSKAQSITSGIATIETNLSKMSGGVALLADNYGKMQSGYSEMGTHYQAAAEALLGVKSALSQMQSMVTALGSSYANANSDPNYQALKQTIDQLTSSLSQITPEGIHALNNNYNAVTAGFGQANKSLSSMSSGLSQMANGLKEIEGGLGQASSGIGTIVTNMDRVNVGLGQMKSGQQLLADGLTGFSVFGQKLSEVNGGLKQISDGLGQTNGFLTQYKTNKTFFIPKEALADKNFEKSIDTFMSEDRKITKLIVVLKDDPYSKEALSTINKINATVANGLKGTELSDAKFGTSGPSATTNDMNDILSRDLNRTTTIVIIGVLLVLFFVIRSFWTPVFITASLVGAYYAAMFIINFIFIDILGYEGLSSFVPFFSFIIIVALGVDYSIFLMMRFKEYPHMSPKQAIVLASANIGGVINAAVIILGGTFATLMPSGMVLLSELAIAVITGLVVLCFVLLPIFLPAMIALPSTLGKFVFRKKEVNLNFEEKAL; encoded by the coding sequence TTGAAAACCATCATAAAAGGGCGTTGGGCCATATTTACTATTTGGCTGGTATCAACGATTTTACTAACAGTCATCCAGCCGGACATTAATGCCATACTGCGGTCAAAAGGGCAACAAGGAACGAGTAACGACAGCCCTTCAGTTATTGCAGATAATATCCTGAAAAAGATGGATACGACTAAGGGTACGAACAACTTAATCGTTTTTTATGATAAAAATAAAATTTCTCAGCAAGAAATGAAAAAAATCGGTGATGTAGTAAAGGACATTAACGATAGTCACAAAGAACTGGGTATTACTGATATGATTGATCCTTTTAGTATGCCCGATGCAAAAAGCTCATTAGTTTCTAAAGATGGCACAACTCTTATGGTGAGCTTTAAGCTTGATAAGAAAGCAAGAGAAATAGATGATATAAAACAAGATTTTGACAGGAAGCTAGAGTCTGTACCTGTTGAATACTATCTTAGCGGGGAAGACTTCATCAATAACGATTATCTAAAGGCGTCTTTATCGGGAGTTGAAAAGAGCGCTGCGTTGACCGTTATTTTTATTTTAGTCGTACTGATTGTTGCGTTTAGGTCAGTTGTAACACCTTTAGTATCTTTGGTTGCAGTAGCTTTTTCTTATCTCGTTTCGATGGGAATCGCCGCACAATTAATTGATAAAGCCGGATTTCCGATTACTAGCCTTACTCAGATGCTGCTGGTGCTGATTCTCTTTGGTATCGGTACTGATTACAACATCCTTTTGTTTAATCGGTTTAAGGAGGAACTATCTCACGGCCGCTCTATTGATGAATCGATTGTGAACACCTATAAAACAGCAGGTAAAACAATTGCTTATAGTATCCTAACAGTATTTATTGCTTTCCTTGCCTTAGTATTTGCCGAATCTCCTATTTATAAATCAGGTGTTGTTGTCGTAATTGGTGTTACAATCCTGTTGCTTGAAATTTTGACGTTAACACCGTTTATCATGAAAGTGTTAGGAAAAAAACTTTTCTGGCCATCCAAGAATGTATTAGGACATAAGGAAAACAAATTCTGGGGAAGAACATCCACATTCGGGACTAAGCATCCTCTTGTTACAGCGATTGTGATCCTTTTGATTATTGGACCAATGGTGTATTTGCATGAGGAAAAACTCAACTTTAATACAATTGGAGAACTAGGAGATAAGTATCCTTCTTCCAAGGGTATTAACCTTGTCGCAGACCATTTTGGCAAAGGCCAGGCAATGCCTGCTACGGTTGTCATTGAAAATAGCGATGCATTAAATAATAATCAATCGCTAGCTGTCGTTGATAACGTAACGGAAAGACTCAAAAATATGAAAGGCGTGAAACAGGTCTCCTCAGTCACACAACCTCAGGGAGAGCCAATTGATGGTTTTTACGTCGACAATCAAATGGGATCTGTTACAGACGGAATTTCAAAAACGCAAAATGGTGTAGATCAAATTAATGACGGATTAAAGCAGGCCCAAGAAAAGCTTGCATCTGCGGATTTTTCAAAGGTTAGTCAAATGGTAGATGGTACTGCTAAGCTTCAGGATGGATTGACCGCCTTATCCAATGGATTAGTCCAAATCCAAGCCGGAATAGATAATGGCTCAAGTAAAGCACAATCCATTACGAGTGGTATTGCTACCATCGAAACGAATCTATCAAAAATGAGCGGTGGAGTCGCACTGTTGGCTGATAACTATGGAAAAATGCAGTCTGGATATTCGGAGATGGGTACCCATTACCAAGCTGCAGCAGAGGCTCTTCTTGGTGTGAAAAGTGCACTGTCTCAAATGCAATCGATGGTGACTGCTTTAGGAAGCAGTTATGCCAATGCCAATAGTGACCCAAATTACCAGGCATTAAAACAAACAATTGATCAATTAACATCGTCGTTAAGCCAAATTACCCCTGAAGGGATCCATGCCTTAAATAACAACTATAATGCCGTAACTGCCGGATTCGGCCAAGCAAACAAAAGTCTTTCCAGCATGAGCAGCGGTTTATCGCAAATGGCAAATGGCTTGAAAGAAATTGAAGGCGGACTGGGTCAAGCTTCTTCGGGAATTGGCACCATCGTAACCAATATGGATCGTGTAAACGTCGGGCTTGGCCAGATGAAATCGGGTCAGCAGCTGCTTGCGGACGGTCTAACTGGGTTCAGTGTCTTTGGGCAAAAACTGTCCGAGGTTAACGGTGGTTTAAAACAAATATCTGATGGACTGGGCCAAACCAACGGATTCTTAACGCAGTATAAAACAAATAAAACATTCTTTATTCCGAAAGAAGCATTGGCAGACAAGAATTTTGAAAAATCGATCGACACATTCATGTCCGAAGATCGAAAAATTACCAAGCTGATCGTTGTTTTAAAAGATGATCCATATTCAAAGGAAGCATTGAGTACAATCAACAAAATAAATGCAACGGTTGCAAATGGGCTAAAAGGTACAGAGCTTTCCGATGCCAAATTTGGTACTTCGGGACCAAGTGCGACCACCAATGATATGAATGATATATTGAGCAGGGATCTTAATAGAACAACGACGATTGTCATTATCGGGGTATTGCTTGTGTTGTTCTTTGTGATCAGATCGTTCTGGACACCGGTTTTCATAACTGCATCCCTTGTAGGAGCATATTATGCAGCCATGTTCATCATCAACTTTATTTTCATAGACATACTCGGTTATGAAGGTTTATCTTCCTTTGTTCCATTCTTCTCCTTTATCATCATAGTGGCCTTAGGAGTAGACTATAGTATCTTTCTAATGATGCGCTTTAAGGAGTACCCTCACATGTCGCCGAAACAAGCCATTGTTCTTGCTTCAGCGAATATCGGCGGTGTCATAAATGCTGCCGTCATTATACTTGGGGGCACCTTTGCCACACTGATGCCTTCTGGAATGGTGCTTTTATCGGAATTGGCCATAGCTGTCATTACTGGACTCGTTGTACTTTGCTTTGTACTGCTTCCAATCTTTTTGCCAGCAATGATTGCCTTACCGAGTACACTGGGGAAATTTGTTTTTAGAAAAAAGGAAGTTAACTTAAATTTTGAGGAAAAAGCATTATAA
- a CDS encoding TetR/AcrR family transcriptional regulator, with the protein MNYTTERTRRQIIQSFIHVLQTKRFSSITVQDICEDALIHRTSFYRYYEDKYSLLRDFIYHISEELIQLNQKSDSNIFKSLVDYVEDHFVLFENTLLGSDGHILFKSMVKIASDIMREHSITGNEPISTKINQSKYPDVMCDLYATSFMTILQNWISKEYKYEKEELFEIFNQVMFS; encoded by the coding sequence ATGAACTATACGACTGAACGCACTCGACGCCAAATCATACAGAGCTTTATCCATGTTCTGCAAACGAAACGGTTTTCTTCCATCACGGTTCAAGATATATGTGAGGATGCATTAATTCACCGTACTTCGTTTTACCGCTATTATGAAGATAAATATAGTTTATTACGAGATTTTATTTATCATATATCTGAAGAGCTTATTCAATTGAATCAAAAATCGGATTCAAACATTTTTAAATCACTGGTTGATTATGTAGAAGATCATTTCGTCTTATTCGAAAATACTTTATTAGGGTCGGATGGGCACATATTATTCAAGAGCATGGTGAAAATCGCAAGTGATATCATGCGGGAACATTCAATAACAGGAAATGAGCCCATTTCAACCAAAATCAATCAGTCTAAGTATCCTGATGTCATGTGTGATTTATATGCAACGTCATTTATGACGATTCTCCAGAATTGGATTAGCAAAGAATATAAATACGAGAAAGAGGAGTTATTTGAAATCTTTAATCAGGTGATGTTCTCATAA
- a CDS encoding YczE/YyaS/YitT family protein has translation MGKRIGIYLVGLACTALGIAFIILSLQGAGPWDSVAVGLTNSFGLTIGTWSIISQIVFTLITWILEKTRFRIESMIPIIIRSCFLDFWFYFVLKNVDFSNSWELKWLSLILGVLLAGVGMGIYMEAKFPKTPIDGLMVALSNKLNWSLTISRMSIEICGVILGFLLGGPVGIGTLVTALFLGKIIQTSNHKVKKILQFQTQAL, from the coding sequence TTGGGAAAAAGAATAGGGATTTATTTAGTAGGGCTAGCTTGTACTGCTTTAGGTATTGCTTTTATCATTCTCTCCTTACAAGGAGCAGGTCCATGGGACTCTGTCGCTGTAGGTTTAACCAACTCTTTTGGGTTAACCATCGGAACGTGGTCAATTATATCTCAAATTGTTTTCACTTTAATTACTTGGATTCTTGAAAAAACCAGATTTAGAATTGAATCTATGATTCCAATCATAATACGTAGCTGTTTTTTGGATTTCTGGTTTTATTTCGTTTTAAAAAATGTGGATTTTTCAAATTCTTGGGAGCTAAAGTGGTTAAGTCTAATCCTCGGAGTACTTCTAGCAGGTGTAGGAATGGGTATTTATATGGAGGCTAAATTTCCGAAAACACCCATTGACGGATTAATGGTGGCTTTAAGCAATAAATTAAACTGGAGTCTCACTATTTCAAGAATGAGTATTGAAATATGTGGCGTAATCCTTGGATTTTTGTTAGGCGGACCTGTGGGAATTGGCACGTTGGTTACAGCTTTATTTTTAGGAAAGATCATCCAGACATCTAATCATAAAGTAAAAAAGATATTACAATTTCAAACCCAAGCACTATAA
- a CDS encoding OsmC family protein — translation MPKATFKANAHLQSGVQVKVKSRNFEVTIDEPKTLGGTDTGMNPVELALCALGACQAIVARVYSRKFNIQLDDFRVELEGDLDTDGFLNKSDVRPGFSDIRYNIHIETDAPKEKVEEFIAFVESKCPVGDTIANPVNLKLNQILISSSVK, via the coding sequence ATGCCAAAAGCTACATTTAAAGCAAATGCTCATTTACAATCAGGAGTCCAAGTGAAAGTTAAGTCCAGAAATTTCGAAGTAACCATTGATGAACCAAAAACACTCGGAGGAACGGATACTGGTATGAATCCTGTTGAACTGGCGCTTTGTGCCTTAGGAGCTTGCCAAGCCATTGTGGCACGAGTGTATTCTAGAAAGTTTAATATTCAACTTGACGATTTCAGAGTAGAACTTGAAGGTGATCTCGATACGGATGGCTTCTTGAATAAATCTGATGTCCGTCCAGGTTTTAGTGATATTCGCTATAACATTCATATTGAAACAGATGCGCCAAAAGAAAAGGTGGAAGAGTTTATCGCCTTTGTAGAAAGTAAATGCCCTGTAGGCGATACAATTGCTAATCCAGTAAACTTAAAGTTAAATCAAATACTAATTAGTTCTAGTGTTAAGTAA
- a CDS encoding cyclase family protein, whose product MKVIDLTHTISEKMPVYPGDDNPKLETTCSYDEHGFKGTLLTLFSHSGTHMDAPSHVFANRTTLDEFPVDQFIGKGIVIDCSDLGEGQKITMKYIEGVKGRVEQAEFILFYTGWDQYWGTDTYFGEYPTITEEVADYLIRSKKKGVGLDVMGIDAISDENLTIHRRIFVETDIVVIENLKGLGEVGTELFTFCAFPIKYENSDGAPVRAVALLEK is encoded by the coding sequence ATGAAAGTAATTGATTTAACACATACCATTTCCGAAAAAATGCCCGTTTACCCAGGGGATGACAATCCGAAATTGGAAACTACATGTTCTTACGATGAGCACGGTTTCAAAGGAACATTGCTGACCCTTTTTTCCCATTCAGGTACGCACATGGATGCTCCTTCACATGTTTTTGCAAATAGAACCACATTAGATGAGTTTCCCGTTGATCAATTTATTGGTAAAGGAATAGTTATAGATTGCAGTGATTTAGGAGAAGGACAAAAAATCACGATGAAATATATTGAAGGTGTAAAGGGAAGGGTAGAGCAGGCAGAATTCATTTTGTTTTATACAGGCTGGGATCAGTATTGGGGAACAGACACCTATTTTGGAGAGTACCCGACAATCACCGAGGAAGTTGCTGACTATTTAATCCGCAGCAAAAAGAAGGGAGTGGGATTAGATGTAATGGGCATTGATGCAATATCTGATGAAAACCTGACCATCCATCGAAGGATTTTTGTTGAAACCGATATCGTTGTGATTGAGAATCTGAAGGGATTAGGGGAGGTTGGAACGGAGTTATTTACATTTTGCGCCTTTCCGATAAAATACGAGAACTCTGATGGGGCACCGGTTCGGGCAGTTGCTTTATTAGAGAAATAA
- a CDS encoding TetR/AcrR family transcriptional regulator, with protein MMKTSQVKERIINATTILIEECESIDNVTIRDIAAKADVGVGLINYHFQTKENLINQCVQKIIGNIINRFEGMSEGVSLEPLEKLRFLTKATCSFLANNQGISRVSILSDLSAGNTLDNTSQTINAYLPMIRSILGDTKTDDELYISTHILISTLQSAFLRREVFLQNVQIDFYDTVQRELFIDKVIDMLFR; from the coding sequence ATGATGAAAACTTCCCAAGTAAAAGAACGGATCATCAATGCTACAACCATATTAATTGAGGAATGCGAATCCATAGACAATGTGACGATACGAGACATTGCTGCTAAAGCAGATGTTGGTGTAGGACTTATTAACTACCATTTTCAAACAAAAGAGAACCTGATAAATCAATGTGTTCAAAAAATAATAGGCAACATTATTAATAGATTTGAGGGTATGTCCGAAGGTGTTTCTTTAGAGCCTTTGGAAAAACTCCGTTTTCTTACAAAAGCAACCTGTTCTTTCTTAGCTAATAATCAAGGGATTTCTAGGGTATCTATTCTTTCTGACCTATCCGCCGGAAACACCTTAGACAACACATCCCAAACGATAAATGCCTATCTGCCTATGATTAGGTCCATATTAGGTGATACAAAAACAGATGACGAGCTGTACATTTCTACTCATATCCTTATTTCGACTCTGCAATCAGCATTTTTGAGAAGAGAGGTTTTTCTCCAGAATGTACAAATTGATTTCTACGATACTGTTCAGCGGGAACTATTCATCGATAAGGTTATAGATATGCTTTTCCGTTAA
- a CDS encoding flavodoxin family protein — protein MKVVAIMGSPHKGQGYKIVKEIETELKSLGNVDFKYIFLNDINLHTCKGCFACISKGERFCPLKDEKVQIEQELLSSDGVILNSPGYAQNVSWLMKNFIDRFAHSLHRPKFFNQSLMLVANGGSGLSKVIKALSLTLGGSKIICKLCITTTPWEATEKYKKETKRNISRSTKKFLQSMKKKKQGPPNLGNLIWFKIFKKMAALSRKNLPADYEYYSEKDHYFYDVKVNPFKNGIAHLIAHIAVWSMKRKVVFK, from the coding sequence ATGAAGGTAGTTGCAATAATGGGAAGTCCTCATAAAGGTCAAGGGTATAAAATTGTTAAGGAAATTGAAACGGAATTAAAGTCGTTGGGAAACGTAGATTTTAAATACATTTTCCTTAATGACATCAATCTCCACACCTGCAAAGGTTGCTTTGCTTGTATTTCTAAAGGGGAAAGATTTTGCCCATTAAAGGATGAAAAGGTACAGATCGAACAAGAGCTTTTAAGCTCAGATGGGGTCATTCTTAATTCACCAGGTTATGCACAAAATGTTAGCTGGTTAATGAAAAATTTTATTGACCGTTTTGCGCATAGTTTACATAGACCGAAATTCTTCAATCAATCGTTGATGCTTGTGGCGAACGGAGGCTCAGGTTTGAGTAAAGTCATAAAGGCCCTTTCACTTACATTGGGTGGAAGCAAAATCATTTGCAAACTTTGTATCACGACTACTCCTTGGGAAGCAACTGAAAAGTATAAAAAAGAAACGAAAAGAAACATTAGCCGATCAACAAAGAAATTTTTACAGTCAATGAAAAAGAAAAAACAAGGTCCTCCTAATTTAGGTAATTTAATATGGTTTAAAATTTTCAAAAAAATGGCTGCCCTTTCAAGAAAAAATCTACCTGCTGATTACGAGTACTACAGTGAAAAAGACCATTATTTCTACGATGTTAAAGTGAATCCTTTTAAAAACGGCATTGCCCATCTCATTGCGCATATCGCTGTATGGAGTATGAAAAGGAAGGTTGTATTCAAGTAG
- a CDS encoding alpha/beta hydrolase has product MGSLLGILTAKRHPDYIEKYVGISQVVGGPETEKQCYEYCYKTAIERGNKKAIRKLKQIKEPPYDDWKKGLQVRSALSNKFGASVKNGGLPSLYFKRMLLSHEYTIFDIYKFLKGFSFSLDCLWPEIMKMNLLKEVDNLTMPIYFFLGKHDYSAPSLLAEEFLSNLKTSQKQIVWFAESAHMCNLEEQEKFTANLEHVLSL; this is encoded by the coding sequence TTGGGAAGTTTACTTGGAATATTAACAGCCAAAAGACATCCGGATTATATAGAAAAATATGTTGGGATTTCTCAAGTTGTAGGTGGACCTGAAACGGAGAAGCAGTGCTACGAATATTGCTATAAAACAGCCATTGAGCGAGGTAATAAAAAGGCAATCAGAAAGCTCAAACAAATTAAGGAGCCCCCATATGATGATTGGAAAAAAGGCCTGCAGGTTCGATCCGCATTAAGCAATAAGTTTGGAGCATCCGTAAAGAACGGCGGTCTCCCCTCTTTATACTTTAAAAGAATGTTGTTAAGTCATGAATATACTATATTTGATATCTATAAATTCTTAAAAGGATTTTCATTTAGCTTGGATTGTCTTTGGCCTGAGATTATGAAAATGAATTTATTAAAAGAAGTGGATAACTTAACCATGCCTATATATTTCTTTTTGGGAAAGCATGACTACTCTGCGCCTAGCTTGTTAGCTGAAGAGTTTTTAAGCAATTTAAAAACTAGTCAGAAGCAAATTGTTTGGTTTGCTGAGTCTGCCCATATGTGCAATCTAGAAGAACAAGAAAAATTCACGGCTAATTTGGAACATGTATTATCGCTTTAG
- a CDS encoding pentapeptide repeat-containing protein, whose product MKIDIPKISHDLSAKNFQDIYFEEDPMFEMCLIIDSEFVNEAVNRVRLSDSVIRNCKFTNTDFNNISITDVRFENCDLSNVNMSNSSIHRVEFINSKLLGCNFPDSYIGNVKFDNSILNLATFGHSKLEKVIFKEVSLQSTDFYDCKLKKVEFEICNLNGANFEQTSLKGIDISSSNFESLMVSIEDLKGCKVSTYQAIQFASLLGLIIKD is encoded by the coding sequence ATGAAAATTGATATTCCAAAAATTTCTCATGATTTATCTGCGAAGAATTTTCAAGATATTTATTTTGAGGAAGATCCAATGTTTGAAATGTGCTTGATCATCGATTCTGAATTTGTAAATGAGGCTGTTAATAGAGTCCGACTATCTGATTCAGTAATCAGAAATTGCAAATTCACTAATACGGATTTTAATAATATTTCGATTACAGATGTCCGTTTCGAAAACTGCGATTTATCGAATGTGAATATGAGCAATTCTTCCATTCATCGAGTCGAATTCATTAATAGCAAATTACTCGGTTGTAACTTTCCAGATTCTTATATTGGGAATGTTAAATTCGATAACTCGATATTAAACTTGGCTACATTCGGGCATTCAAAGCTAGAAAAAGTCATTTTCAAAGAAGTTTCACTACAAAGTACAGATTTTTATGACTGTAAACTTAAAAAAGTAGAATTCGAAATATGTAACCTTAATGGAGCAAATTTTGAACAAACATCACTTAAAGGAATCGATATTAGTTCATCTAATTTTGAATCGCTTATGGTTTCAATTGAAGATTTAAAAGGATGTAAAGTCTCAACCTATCAGGCGATTCAGTTTGCATCGCTATTGGGCTTGATTATTAAAGATTAG
- a CDS encoding aldo/keto reductase, with product MQKVILNNGVEIPILGFGVFQIQDEKECEQAVYDAITVGYRLIDTAASYLNEAAVGRAIKRSGVPREELFITTKLWVQDTGYENTKKAFTKSLERLQLDYLDLYLIHQPYGDVYGSWRAMEELYHEGKIRAIGVSNFYPDRLTDFIIHNEVVPAVNQIETHPFCQQIESSKLMKENNVQIESWGPFAEGKNNIFQNEVLASIAKKHDKSVAQVILRWLTQRGVVAIPKSVRQERIIENFNIFDFDLSLEDMEKIATLDTKESLFFSHWDPEMVKWLGTRKLDI from the coding sequence ATGCAAAAAGTTATATTGAACAATGGTGTAGAGATACCAATACTTGGCTTTGGTGTTTTTCAAATTCAAGATGAAAAAGAATGTGAACAAGCTGTTTACGATGCTATTACAGTTGGTTATCGTCTCATCGACACCGCTGCTTCATATTTAAATGAAGCAGCGGTAGGCAGAGCCATAAAGCGAAGTGGAGTGCCAAGAGAGGAATTGTTTATTACGACAAAACTCTGGGTTCAGGACACTGGTTATGAAAATACAAAAAAAGCATTCACAAAATCACTGGAAAGACTGCAACTGGATTATTTAGATCTATATTTAATTCATCAGCCATATGGCGATGTTTACGGTTCTTGGCGGGCGATGGAGGAGCTGTACCATGAGGGAAAAATTAGAGCCATTGGAGTCAGCAACTTTTATCCGGATCGTCTGACGGATTTTATTATTCATAATGAAGTAGTTCCTGCTGTAAACCAGATAGAGACACATCCATTCTGTCAGCAAATCGAAAGTTCTAAACTTATGAAAGAGAATAATGTTCAAATCGAGTCATGGGGACCATTTGCTGAAGGAAAAAACAATATCTTCCAGAATGAAGTTTTAGCTTCCATTGCTAAAAAGCACGATAAATCTGTTGCGCAGGTTATCTTACGGTGGTTGACACAAAGGGGAGTGGTGGCGATACCGAAATCGGTACGGCAGGAAAGAATCATCGAAAATTTCAATATTTTTGACTTTGACTTAAGTTTAGAGGATATGGAAAAAATTGCTACTTTAGACACGAAGGAAAGCTTGTTCTTTTCTCACTGGGATCCCGAAATGGTAAAATGGCTCGGTACCCGAAAACTTGATATTTAA
- a CDS encoding aldo/keto reductase, with product MQTRKLGNNGLEVSAIGLGCMGMSYGYGPAADKNDMISLIHAAVDQGVTFFDTAEVYGPYVNEVLVGEALKPYKGKVVIATKFGIQMVDGNQELVSKPETIRQSVEGSLKRLKVDTIDLYYQHRVDPNVPIEEVAGVVQDLIKDGKVKHWGLSEAGVETIRRAHAVQPLTAIQSEYSMMWRSPEEQLLPTLEELGIGFVPFSPLGKGFLSGTIDQNATFDRSDFRSIVPRFKRENIEANLVLVELINKIAAKKDATPAQIALAWVLAQKPWIVPIPGTRKRERLEENLCAAEVELAPRELDELNDALSIIKISGDRYPAKYANRTGK from the coding sequence ATGCAAACACGTAAGTTGGGAAATAATGGATTAGAAGTTTCTGCGATCGGTCTAGGTTGTATGGGAATGAGTTATGGATACGGTCCAGCAGCGGATAAGAACGACATGATATCGCTCATTCATGCAGCAGTTGATCAAGGCGTTACGTTCTTTGATACAGCAGAAGTATATGGACCATATGTGAATGAGGTGTTGGTTGGAGAAGCGCTTAAACCTTACAAGGGGAAAGTGGTCATTGCCACTAAATTCGGTATCCAAATGGTAGACGGCAATCAGGAGCTAGTCAGCAAGCCAGAGACCATTCGGCAATCCGTTGAAGGCTCGCTTAAACGTCTTAAAGTTGACACGATCGATTTATACTACCAACATCGTGTTGATCCTAATGTCCCAATCGAGGAAGTAGCCGGAGTGGTACAAGACCTAATCAAGGATGGGAAGGTGAAACATTGGGGGCTATCAGAAGCAGGAGTGGAAACGATTCGCCGTGCGCACGCGGTTCAGCCGTTGACGGCGATTCAAAGTGAGTACTCCATGATGTGGAGAAGTCCAGAAGAACAACTTCTGCCAACCCTTGAAGAACTAGGAATTGGCTTTGTACCGTTCAGCCCTCTAGGCAAGGGTTTCCTTTCCGGAACAATTGATCAAAATGCAACATTTGATCGCTCCGACTTCCGCAGTATTGTACCACGTTTCAAGCGAGAGAATATCGAGGCAAACCTGGTATTGGTTGAATTGATCAATAAGATTGCTGCAAAGAAAGATGCAACACCAGCTCAAATCGCACTAGCATGGGTGCTTGCCCAGAAGCCGTGGATTGTTCCCATTCCTGGTACAAGGAAACGTGAACGACTTGAGGAAAATCTGTGTGCAGCAGAAGTTGAACTGGCACCTAGGGAATTAGATGAATTGAATGATGCACTATCAATAATTAAAATTTCGGGGGATCGTTACCCTGCAAAATACGCAAATAGAACGGGAAAATAA